In one window of Legionella fallonii LLAP-10 DNA:
- a CDS encoding GNAT family N-acetyltransferase, with product MPIRSLALKDKDQVLTLDKIIFSVVDPLGGWRETDFNQFFNEDSCHVFYDEGQPDTILGYIFATQEEGHTYISNLGSDPRAGKRGIGTVLMEKVMLQEDENSKKSKRPFAIKLHVDHDNEKAIQFYKNLGFKEDGRDHHGIKMTATELPEKFKRKEIQPPVPMTRKALIIRNIEGIAYSDLKVALDGLEPNQQAPREFNELINLMRSDAVSIGDQLDQALALFKLQTVRDYIYETVKEKTGNHVIYHLNGLDNIGIVNDINAAYIIEKLEKIPTNTDFDMLYLGGGHGAPIQGSSNLSRQQLVSITDALNNKSSQFSAVVLGSCFSTAYLSLYQPLLKDNGVTISNSLECGGDNNFKPAMKWLNGQRKEFYSTKHLSTSIIVSREARHAIRRVMEGVVVHQGEELFEDYGKLLDTYRQTVRTVAPELLDDEIYAQAGELFNTDLDGLVIEMQNTEGVLDKGKVQEILRHYPKLDEHIKVVANKKGEKVTFDALINCLQPPPTSLVVGTAKTLTMFNFSRSHAMPSNAEDDFQYNYSVVRNRVKQSGRFSAVNEVLTEFNEVSAKRQFNDLFAQATELTGQMRKTQGHRVEPAVKEGGRAEQERRAEEQRLAQERRAEQERRAEEQRLAQERRAEQERRAEEQRLAQERRAEQERRAEEQRLAQERRAEQERRAEEQRLAQERRAEQERRAEEQRLAQERRAEQERRAEEQRLAQERQAEQERRAEEQRLAQERQAEQERRAEEQRLAQERQAEQERRAEEQRLAQERQAEQERRAEKARQAREAQELIVKQEHEQNHQAFAAQLKLLDNKIVELDQRGMEKAHKAALDLYDKLNDAGAIYFSNKPTSQSYEVFKKNCNTSIKEARKELDQHRGWSDFLTNLALAIGTLGIGLLIKGAINLANNRSFFFVHETDSCKMTKGINGTIDNVVPPAILSF from the coding sequence ATGCCAATTCGTTCTTTAGCTCTAAAAGATAAAGACCAAGTTCTTACTTTAGATAAAATCATTTTCAGTGTCGTTGATCCCTTAGGTGGATGGAGGGAAACCGATTTCAATCAATTTTTTAACGAAGACAGTTGCCATGTTTTTTATGATGAAGGACAGCCCGACACAATACTTGGATATATTTTTGCAACACAAGAAGAAGGCCATACCTATATTAGCAATCTAGGTTCAGATCCTAGAGCTGGGAAGCGCGGTATTGGTACCGTACTTATGGAAAAAGTGATGTTACAAGAGGATGAAAATTCTAAAAAAAGCAAGCGTCCGTTCGCAATAAAACTACATGTTGATCATGATAACGAGAAGGCTATCCAGTTTTACAAAAATCTTGGATTTAAAGAAGATGGCCGGGATCATCATGGGATTAAAATGACAGCTACGGAGTTACCTGAAAAATTCAAGCGTAAGGAAATACAACCACCTGTTCCAATGACTAGAAAAGCTTTGATTATAAGAAATATCGAAGGGATTGCATATAGTGACTTAAAAGTTGCTTTAGATGGTTTAGAGCCTAATCAACAAGCCCCGCGAGAATTTAATGAATTAATTAATCTTATGCGATCCGATGCCGTATCTATTGGCGACCAGTTAGACCAAGCTCTAGCCTTATTTAAGTTACAAACGGTGCGTGATTATATTTACGAAACTGTTAAAGAAAAAACAGGAAATCATGTTATCTATCATCTTAATGGGCTAGATAATATTGGAATAGTCAACGATATAAATGCTGCTTATATCATAGAAAAATTGGAAAAAATACCCACAAATACCGATTTTGATATGTTGTACCTTGGAGGAGGACATGGAGCTCCAATCCAAGGTTCAAGTAATCTCAGTAGGCAACAATTGGTGAGTATTACGGATGCCTTAAATAACAAAAGTAGCCAATTTTCTGCGGTGGTATTAGGGAGTTGTTTTAGTACAGCCTACTTAAGTTTATATCAACCTCTTTTAAAAGATAATGGGGTTACAATAAGTAACTCGTTGGAGTGTGGCGGAGATAATAATTTTAAGCCCGCCATGAAATGGCTTAATGGACAGCGAAAAGAATTCTATTCTACCAAGCACCTCTCAACTTCTATTATAGTTTCTCGCGAAGCTCGCCACGCTATTAGACGAGTAATGGAGGGAGTGGTTGTTCATCAAGGTGAAGAGTTATTTGAGGATTACGGCAAGTTGCTCGATACTTATAGGCAAACCGTTCGAACCGTAGCACCAGAATTATTGGACGACGAAATTTATGCTCAGGCAGGAGAGTTGTTCAACACAGATCTAGATGGACTTGTTATTGAAATGCAAAATACAGAGGGAGTACTTGATAAAGGAAAAGTTCAAGAAATATTAAGACACTACCCCAAATTAGATGAGCACATTAAAGTTGTTGCTAATAAAAAAGGCGAGAAAGTAACTTTTGATGCATTAATTAATTGCCTTCAACCACCTCCAACTTCTTTAGTAGTGGGAACCGCAAAAACGTTAACTATGTTCAACTTTAGTCGATCTCATGCCATGCCTTCGAATGCTGAGGATGACTTTCAATACAACTATAGTGTAGTTAGGAATAGAGTTAAACAATCAGGTCGATTTTCAGCAGTTAACGAGGTACTCACCGAGTTTAATGAGGTTTCAGCAAAAAGACAATTTAATGACTTATTTGCTCAAGCAACAGAATTAACAGGGCAGATGAGAAAAACTCAAGGGCATCGTGTAGAGCCAGCGGTGAAAGAGGGCGGTCGAGCAGAACAAGAGCGTCGTGCAGAAGAACAACGCCTTGCACAAGAGCGTCGAGCAGAACAAGAACGTCGTGCCGAAGAACAACGCCTTGCACAAGAGCGTCGAGCAGAACAAGAACGTCGTGCCGAAGAACAACGCCTTGCACAAGAGCGTCGAGCAGAACAAGAACGTCGTGCCGAAGAACAACGCCTTGCACAAGAGCGTCGAGCAGAACAAGAACGTCGTGCCGAAGAACAACGTCTTGCACAAGAGCGTCGAGCAGAACAAGAACGTCGTGCCGAAGAACAACGTCTTGCACAAGAGCGTCGAGCAGAACAAGAACGTCGTGCCGAAGAACAACGTCTTGCACAAGAGCGTCAAGCAGAACAAGAACGTCGTGCCGAAGAACAACGTCTTGCACAAGAGCGTCAAGCAGAACAAGAACGTCGTGCCGAAGAACAACGTCTTGCACAAGAGCGTCAAGCAGAACAAGAGCGTCGTGCCGAAGAACAACGTCTTGCACAAGAGCGTCAAGCAGAGCAAGAGCGTCGCGCAGAGAAAGCACGACAAGCGCGTGAAGCTCAAGAGCTTATTGTAAAACAAGAGCACGAACAGAATCATCAGGCTTTTGCAGCGCAACTTAAGTTGCTAGATAATAAAATAGTTGAGCTAGACCAGCGAGGAATGGAAAAAGCCCACAAGGCTGCATTAGATCTGTATGACAAGTTAAATGATGCCGGGGCGATTTATTTCTCTAATAAGCCTACTTCACAATCCTATGAAGTATTTAAAAAGAATTGTAATACTTCTATTAAAGAAGCACGAAAGGAGCTTGATCAACACCGAGGCTGGTCCGATTTTCTAACCAATCTGGCTTTAGCAATTGGAACTTTAGGTATTGGATTACTCATCAAAGGAGCAATTAATCTGGCAAACAACAGATCCTTTTTCTTTGTCCATGAAACTGACTCTTGTAAAATGACAAAAGGGATCAACGGAACAATTGATAACGTGGTACCACCAGCTATTTTGTCGTTCTAG
- a CDS encoding NRDE family protein produces MCLALIAVKQHPEYPIIILSNRDEFYIRPTEPAHYWQDSPRLFAGQDLVGGGSWLGINKNGQFALVTNYRNPKAYDTSLLSRGVLVKEYLQKNIDPYAYIKTISPSAHQYNLYSLIVGNLNEIFYYSNVEEKTIKLKPGLYGLSNHLLDTPWYKVSRIKKLFKQALSRQVAANTPDQIEAHLFPILEDQTPAPDNLLPKTGVTQDLEKALSSIFVNIPQHDYGTRNSTLLLFSKNKVYFSEKVFKNAKMIFNQRQNIILTT; encoded by the coding sequence ATGTGTCTTGCATTAATCGCAGTGAAACAACATCCTGAATATCCTATTATTATTTTATCTAATCGTGATGAGTTTTACATAAGACCCACAGAGCCGGCCCACTATTGGCAGGATTCTCCTCGCTTATTTGCAGGACAAGATTTAGTTGGCGGTGGTAGTTGGCTTGGCATCAATAAAAATGGACAATTTGCGTTGGTCACTAATTATAGAAATCCCAAAGCTTATGATACCTCGCTGTTATCGAGAGGAGTTCTAGTCAAAGAGTACTTGCAAAAAAATATTGATCCATACGCTTACATCAAAACAATTAGCCCATCCGCCCATCAATATAATTTATATAGTTTAATTGTTGGGAATTTGAATGAAATCTTTTACTACTCCAATGTAGAAGAAAAAACTATAAAATTAAAGCCTGGTCTTTATGGTTTAAGTAACCATTTGTTAGATACTCCCTGGTATAAGGTATCAAGGATAAAAAAATTATTTAAACAAGCGCTCTCTAGACAAGTCGCAGCAAATACACCCGACCAAATTGAGGCGCACTTATTTCCGATTTTAGAAGATCAAACCCCTGCCCCAGACAATTTATTACCAAAAACCGGTGTAACACAAGATTTAGAAAAAGCCTTAAGCTCCATTTTTGTAAACATACCTCAGCATGATTATGGAACCAGGAACTCGACACTGCTTTTATTTTCTAAAAACAAGGTTTATTTTTCTGAGAAAGTATTTAAAAACGCAAAAATGATTTTTAATCAAAGACAGAACATTATTCTGACCACCTAA